The Desulfallas thermosapovorans DSM 6562 region AAAGAACCGGAATTGAATACTATTACTGCTGAATGTTATGTGAAAGAATGTGCGGAAAAGCCGGATAACCTCAATTACGAAGTGCGTTTCAACGTATCGGAGCAAGATAAAAATATTAATCAAGAAATTAGTTTTAACTTGCCCGCCGAAGGTCATGTTGTCAAGGTATTCAACCTGGTTGAGGTAGGTGAAAGTGAATATCACTGGCCGGGTGCTAAACAGGCCATGGCATCATTTGAGGCTGTGATAATGGAACCAGAACAGAAGTTAATTAATAAAAAGGAATGTATATATAGTAAAAGAGATTTAACTTTTGATATTGATATCACTCTTGTTTTACTATTGCTTGGTATGTTCGGGATTATTGGCTGCTCGAAGGTTCCGCGGGAGAACAACTTATAACCTCTACGTTGGCCGGCTTTTAGGGTGTTTTTTGCAGGTGGCAGCACCAAAGCTACTATTTGAATAAACGTTATAACAGGGCCTCCCTTGTAAAAAGTGTAAAATTACACTAAAGCAAACCAATTACCCGCCCCAAATCGTAGCTGTTTTGGAACAATATATATTCCTTCATCGTCAGATTATACAAAACCGGCAAAGGGGGATTGGGATTTGATACATGCTCATGTGGTTTTGCACGGTATAGAAAAGGAGGTTGTATATTGAAGCCTAAATACATGTTAATTGCATTACTCTCAGTTTTATGTCTACTTTTCCTTGGCACCGGCTTTGCCAGTGCGGAAACTGAGCCGAGCAACGTTATTACAGTTAGCGGAAACGGGGTTATAAGCGTGGCCCCAAATGTGGCTGACGTAAATTTTGGAGTGATTACCGAAGCAAATGATGCGGGAACGGCCCAAGCCAAAAACTCTGAAATAGTTAATAAAGTTATAGCCTCTTTAAAAAACAGCGGTATACCGGCCAATAACATCAATACCGCTGGGTACTACCTTAATCCAAAATATGTTTACGATGAAGGGAAAGCACCAAAGGTCAGCGGTTATGAGGTGCGTAACGAGATAACAGTGACGGTGCGGGATATCACAATGATAGGTAAAGTTATAGACCTGGCGGTAAAGAGCGGGATTAACCAGGTTCAAAATATCAGATTTTATGCTGAAGGCAGTACGGAACAAAAGGCCAAAGCCTTGACCCTGGCCATACAGGACGCCCGGGCCAAGGCGGATGTTATCGCCGCGGCACTGGGCAAAAAAATTGTCGGCATCAAATCCGCCAGTGGTAACTGGTATGATAATACACCGCAACCCATCATTTTCGAAAAAAGACTGGCTTTGGGGGCCGGAGCAGATGGTGCCATGTCTACCCCGATAAACCCCGGCCTGGTGGAAATCAGGGCAAGTGCGGAGATCGTTTATATAGTCAATTAAACTGTGTTATAACCAGCATCATTCAAGTCCCGATTTTGGCCGGCGCTGGTCACCGGCACTCTTGTGTGCGGTGACCAGTTGTTCCGACCGGGGTAATACTCTGCCCCGCCAATGGAGATAAACGTTAGTTGGTTACTCTGCAAAATAAGCCCTGATAAAGTCAGGTACATTATCACCCACAAAACTACCGTATTCTAAATGCTCTTGTTCCTTTCCATAAAAGCTAATTATATATTTATCGTCACTGGCGGTATTACGGGTAAAAGCTGTATCCAAAACCCATTGATGGAGATATTCCCTTAAACAGGTTTCAATTTGTTTTTTATCCTTGATTTCCAATCTCTTAACGCTTTCATTGCCCGGTTGACCGGTTGGGGCAAGGCCGCGCCTTCTTTTTTCCTCCCATTGCTCCCGGTTTTCCACCCGTTCCACCACGGCATAGGATATTTCCTCCGGTAAAACTCTGGCTTTTTGATAATAACCTTTTTCTTTTAGCCAGCTTTCCAGCAAGTAATCGTATTTATGCCAGGAAGCATGGATTTGTATATCCTTTTCGTGCCGTTCAATTGTTTGTGGTAGGTTCTCAATCAATTGGAGGTATTTTTCCACGTTATTTTCGGTAATCAACAAGCTTATGCTGGCCCATGGCTCTTTTTCCTCCGTCATCTGTTCATAAGTTGCTCTCATAACATCCTGTTTCATAATATCTATCGCTTCTTTTATCTCCGCCGGATCTAATATAACCGCCTCTTTATAACCACCGGTTCTCATATTGGGCCGCAGGGTGATTTTCTCCACGTCAGCGGGATTGACATGCAATATATCATAATACATTTCCTTGTACTCTTTTGATTCTTTGATGGGTTTAATAAAACCAGTGTATTTATCGTAATCAATTTGATAACCCCTGGTCATGGTACTTCCGTCGCTTAGATGGTAAATAAAAAGGGCTTGTCTTTTTTTGTTCTGGTTTCCTGTCAGGTAATTATCTTTTTTGTCTGCAATGATGCTCCGGTGCAGCTGGAAAATGTGCTGCAGGTTGTCTTGATCCGAGAATATATCTTTCCGGTTATCTTCACCGATGTTGTGGTAATAAAAACTGTTGCTGAAATAAACCTGTTGTACTTCCCCCAGCTCCGGCAGCCTTTTCTCATAACCGATCAGGTCGAACCTGACGCTCAGCAGTAAAATGATAACCACTGCGCCAAAAGCTGCATAACCTTTAAAACTCTTTGCTTCCTTAAAGAATCCCAGCGATTTTTGCAATAATATTTCGGCCACTACATAACCAATTAAAGAGCCCGCCAAATATCCAAAAACCGTCCAGGCAAGGTTTTGTTGGGTTTGCTGAAAATAAAGTCCTCCCAGCAGCATAGTACAAAAGGTAACACCGTATTTAAAGATATTGCGTAACTTTTTAAAGGCAATTGACTGGGTGGCAGTTTCCAGATCTCTTATTTTATACAGGTAATTAGCCAGCAAGAATAAAACAGCGCAGATGGTCACATAAGCCAGTACTTCGGTGCTGCTCATGGCCCGTTCACTTAAAGGATTAAAACCTTCCATGATCCTAGTAATGGGGGAGAGTCTTACTGATTGATAATCAGTATTAGGCATAAAGCCATATACAAAAAACTCGAGATTTTGTGTTACTAAAACAATTATACCAACCGGAAAAAGCAAAAGGATATAGGTTAAAACACCTTGCACCGTGGACATGCCCACCAGCATACCAACAAATACACAGGTAAGGAAAATCGTCAAATTCATTAAAGTGGTTATGCCCATCCACCTGAATACATCATTGATACTGTAGTAAGTGCCCAGATCAAGAAATAGCTGTAACATGATAGAGATAATTCCTGTAATCAATACCGGTGATATCAACAATACAATCCCGGCCAGAATATGGCTTCTGTAAATGCTGCTTCTTTTAATCGGAAGGCTGTGCAGCGCATCCGCCGGTATCCTGACGTGCAGGTAGCGAAATAGAAGAATAGCCAGTCCAACCGGTACCGTCAAAACTAAAATACACTGGAATTCTTGGTTTATGAATAAAAAGAGATTTTTAAAAAGGTTTTTGTCAGTAATGTACTCGTTACCCAGCATCATTAATATATTTAACGGAATTACAAAAATTAGTGCCAGGGTGTAAGCCACTGCCACCCAACTATATTTCCTAAAATCGTTTACTAAAAAACCTTTATTTAAAAATGACGTTTTTGATTTCATAACCAATTTCCCCCATCTCATA contains the following coding sequences:
- a CDS encoding SIMPL domain-containing protein, yielding MLIALLSVLCLLFLGTGFASAETEPSNVITVSGNGVISVAPNVADVNFGVITEANDAGTAQAKNSEIVNKVIASLKNSGIPANNINTAGYYLNPKYVYDEGKAPKVSGYEVRNEITVTVRDITMIGKVIDLAVKSGINQVQNIRFYAEGSTEQKAKALTLAIQDARAKADVIAAALGKKIVGIKSASGNWYDNTPQPIIFEKRLALGAGADGAMSTPINPGLVEIRASAEIVYIVN
- a CDS encoding DUF6449 domain-containing protein, coding for MKSKTSFLNKGFLVNDFRKYSWVAVAYTLALIFVIPLNILMMLGNEYITDKNLFKNLFLFINQEFQCILVLTVPVGLAILLFRYLHVRIPADALHSLPIKRSSIYRSHILAGIVLLISPVLITGIISIMLQLFLDLGTYYSINDVFRWMGITTLMNLTIFLTCVFVGMLVGMSTVQGVLTYILLLFPVGIIVLVTQNLEFFVYGFMPNTDYQSVRLSPITRIMEGFNPLSERAMSSTEVLAYVTICAVLFLLANYLYKIRDLETATQSIAFKKLRNIFKYGVTFCTMLLGGLYFQQTQQNLAWTVFGYLAGSLIGYVVAEILLQKSLGFFKEAKSFKGYAAFGAVVIILLLSVRFDLIGYEKRLPELGEVQQVYFSNSFYYHNIGEDNRKDIFSDQDNLQHIFQLHRSIIADKKDNYLTGNQNKKRQALFIYHLSDGSTMTRGYQIDYDKYTGFIKPIKESKEYKEMYYDILHVNPADVEKITLRPNMRTGGYKEAVILDPAEIKEAIDIMKQDVMRATYEQMTEEKEPWASISLLITENNVEKYLQLIENLPQTIERHEKDIQIHASWHKYDYLLESWLKEKGYYQKARVLPEEISYAVVERVENREQWEEKRRRGLAPTGQPGNESVKRLEIKDKKQIETCLREYLHQWVLDTAFTRNTASDDKYIISFYGKEQEHLEYGSFVGDNVPDFIRAYFAE